In Nocardioides nitrophenolicus, the genomic window GATGCTCAGCCCGAGCACAGCCTCGTCGGGGATGACATTGGGCGCGACCCCGGCGTGGAAGGAGCCGACCGTGACCACCACGGTGTCGGTCGCCGCGATCTCCCGCGACACCACCGTCTGCAGCCGCTGCACCAGCGCCGCTCCCATCACCACCGGGTCCACGGTGGCCTCCGGGCGCGATCCGTGACCCCCCGAGCCGTAGAGCGTGATCCGCAGCGCGTCGGACGCCGCGAACGCCGGCCCCGACCGCACTCCCAGGACGCCGACCGGTACCGGTGCGACATGCTGCCCGAGCACGACGTCCGGCGTGCCGAACCGCTCGAAGAGACCGTCGTCAACCATCGCCTGAGCCCCACCGCCGCCCTCCTCGTCGGGCTGGAACACCAGCAGCAGCCGGCCCTGCCAGGCCTCGTCGTCGACCAGCGCCGCCGCGGCACCGAGCAGGCAGGTGGTGTGCAGGTCGTGCCCGCAGGCGTGCATCACCGGCACCGTCTCGCCGTCGTCGTTGACGGCCGTGGCGGTGCTGGCATAGGCCAGCCCGGTGTCCTCGCGCACCGGCAGCGCGTCCATGTCGGCGCGCAGCAGGACCGTGGGGCCCTCGCCCCGCTCGAGCACCCCGACCACGCCGGTGCCCCCGACGCCGGTGGTGACGGCGTAGCCGAGGGCGGTCAGCTGCTCGGCCACGATGCCGGCGGTGCGGTGCTCCTGCCGCCCGAGCTCGGGGTGGCGGTGCAGGTCCTGGTAGGTCGCGATCAGGGCGTCGAGCTCGATGGCCATGCCCCGCACCCTAGACTCGACCCGCTCGAGCCGGAGTGGTGGAACTGGCAGACACGCGGCACTTAGGATGCCGTGCCTTCGGGTGTGCGGGTTCGAGTCCCGCCTTCGGCACCGACCAGATCAGGTCAGCCCAGCAGCTGCGCCACCAGCGGAGCCACCTCGCGCAGCGCCTTGCCGCGGTGGGAGATGGCGTCCTTCTCCTCGCGGGTCAGCTCCGCGGTGGTGACGCCGGGGCGCTCGTCGGCGACGAAGAGCACGTCGTAGCCGAAGCCGCCGCTGCCCCGGACCTCGCGGATCACCCGGCCGTCCATCCGGCCCTCGACGACCAGCTCGCGGCCGTCGGGGTGGGCGACGGCGACGGCGCACGCGAAGTGCGCCGTACGACGCTCGTCGGGCACGTCGGCCAGCTGGGCGAGCAGCAGCTCGTTGTTGCGCTCGTCGCTCTTGGGCGGGCCGGACCACCTCGCGGACAGCACCCCCGGCATGCCGTTGAGGGCGTCGACGCAGAGACCGGAGTCGTCGGCGAGGGTCGGCAGTCCGGTGGCGGCGACGCCGGCGCGGGCCTTGACCAGGGCGTTGCCCTCGAAGGCCGGCTGGTCCTCGACCGGCTCGTCGAAGGCGTCGACGTCGTCGAGTCCGACCACCTCGACCGAGGTGAGGTGCTCGGCGAGGATCCGGCGCATCTCCTCGAGCTTCTTGGCGTTGCGGGAGGCGACCAGGACCTTCACGAGCCGAGCGCCTCGCGCTGCAGCCGGGTCAGGTCGGCGCAGCCCTTCTCGGCGAGGGCGAGCAGGGCGTCGAGCTCGGCCCGGTCGAAGGCGGCGCCCTCGGCGGTGCCCTGGACCTCGACGAACTTGCCGTCGCCGGTCATCACGACGTTCATGTCGGTCTCGGCGCGCACGTCCTCGACGTAGGGCAGGTCGAGGCGCGGCACGCCGTCGATGATGCCGACGCTGACGGCGGCCACCGAGCCGGTGAGCGCCTTGGGGACGCGGAGCGTGGCGCAGGCGTCGGCGAGGGCGACATAGGCGCCGGTGATGGCGGCGGTGCGGGTGCCGCCGTCGGCCTGAAGCACGTCGCAGTCGATCTGGATGGTGTTCTCGCCGAGCGCCTTGTCGTCGATGACGGCGCGCAGCGAGCGGCCGATCAGGCGACTGATCTCGTGGGTGCGGCCACCGATCCGGCCCTTGACCGACTCGCGGTCGGAGCGGGTGTTGGTGGAGGCGGGGAGCATGGCGTACTCGGCGGTGACCCAGCCCAGCCCGGAGCCCTTGCGCCACCGCGGCACGCCCTCGGAGGCGGACGCCGCGCACAGCACGCGGGTCCGGCCGAACTCGACCAGCACCGAGCCGGCCGGGTGGTCGAGCCAGTTGCGGGTGATCTTGATGGGGCGCAGCTCGTCGTCGGCGCGGCCGTCCTCGCGGGTGCTCATGGACTCAACCTACCGAGCGGCGGCGAGCGCCCTCCGCACCGCCCAGGGCCCCAGGTCCCGGGCACGGCGGCCGAACCAGGGCGCGCCCTCGGTGACCATCCAGGCGACGTCCCGCCGCCAGCTCGGCTCGCAGCCACCGCCCGGCTCGAGACCGGGCAGCGGGAAGTCCAGGCCCGCGGCCCGCAGCCGCTCGGCCCAGGCCCGGGCCAGTGCGCGGTGTCCCCGCTCGGACGGATGGAAGCGGTCGATCGACCAGCAGGCCCGGTCGGTGACCTCGGGCATGAGGGCCAGGTCGAGCCGGAGCCCGCCGTACGTCGCGTACAGGTCGTCGTAGACCTCGTTGACCAGCCCGATCCGCTCGGCCATCGGCCTCACGATCACCCGCGGCAGCCCGAGCACCGCGGCGTGGTCGTGCCAGCGCACCGTCATCAGGGTGGCGCCGCCGGCGACCAGGGCCCCGGCGACCTGGCTCAGGTCGGCGTGCAGCCGCTCGGGGTCCCAGGTGGAGCGGAGGGTGTCGTTGACGCCGACCAGCAGCGACGCCAGGTCCGGGCGGTGCGCGAGCGCCTGGTCGAGCTGCTCCTCGCGGACGACCGCGGCCGTGGCCCCGGAGAGGGCGACATTGCAGAACGACACGTCGTACGACGCTCGCAGCGCCTCGGCGAGCAGGCGCGCCCAGCCTCGCCACCCGCCTGCGGGGACCGGGTCGCCGAGCCCGACGGTGGTGCTGTCGCCGAGGGCGGCGAAGCGCAGGTATCCGTTGCCCACGTCAAGCAACCGTGGCGGAGCCCGCTACGCGCAGGCCCCGCCACGGTGACGTGTCCGGCAACCTTCGGTGAAGGCCCGGGGGTGGGTGCTACTTCACCTCGGCGCGCAGCAGCCGCCAGGTGCCGAGGAGCAGCGGGAGACCGACCCAGATCAGCACCGAGACGATGACGTGGGCCAGCCCGAGCCCACCGGTGTGGAGCGTGACGTCGAGGTCGTTCTCCAGGGAGCGGGCGTCGGCGTCGCTGACCTGGAAGGGCAGCAGCGCGATCCGCATGCTGATCCACGGCAGGATCGACTGGGCCCAGTCGAAGGCGATCCACAGCACGTACATGATGCCGGGCACGATCACGCCGCCCTCGAGGATCCACACGTAGACGTAGTAGAGCGCGAGCGCGCCGGGGCTGCTGAGCAGGAGCAGACCGAAGCCGAAGCCCATCAGCAGGTAGAGCACCTGGGTGGCCAGGGCCCAGCCGAAGGTGCCGGCGGTGACATTCCAGCTCGCGTCGGTGCCGGCGATCGCGGCACACAGGATGTTGCCGATCAGGCCGAGGACCAGCGCCAGCAGGATGGTCGCCACCCCCAGCGCCATCACCGCGACCAGCTTGGCGAGGACGACGCGCAGCCGGCTGGACTCCAGCGCGAAGGTGACCATCGCGGTGCGCTGGCTCCACTCCTGGGTGACGATCGTGATCGCCATGACCGGGACCAGCATCGAGACCGGGATGGTGAGGATGTTGAGCCAGTCGTTGGCCGACGGCGGGGTCGCGTCGGCCAACGCCACCACGAGCACCACGATGGCGAAGACCAGCGCCAGCAGGCCGGCGGTGATCGCGAGCAGCCAGCGGCCCGCCCGGGTGTCGAGCATCTTGCGCCACTCGACGCGGATCAGCCGCGAGAACGGGACCCGCGGGGTCCCCGAGACGTCGAGGGTCAGCTGGGGAGCGGCGATGCTGCTCATGCGGGGACTCCGTTCGGGAGGGCGTCGCGCTGGGTCGACGAGGTGAGCTCGAGGAAGAGGTCCTCCAGGCCGGCACCGCCGGACCGGAGGTCGGTGAGGACGACGCCGGCGGCCAGGGCGGCGCGACCGACCTGCTCCGGGGTGGCCTGCACCTTCAGGCCGGTCCCCGCGACCTCGATCGCGTGACCCTCGTGGGTCAGCGCGGCGCCCAGGGCGGTGTTGTCGAGGGAGGTGACCAGGGTGACCGGCGTGCCGTTGGCGCTCGCGAGCAGCGTCTCGCGGTCGCCCTGGGCCACGATCCGGCCATGGCCGATGAGGATCATCTCGTCGGCGATCTGCTCGACCTCGTGCAGCAGGTGGCTGGACAGCAGCACCGTGCCGCCGCGGTCGGCGTACCCCTTGAGCAGGCCGCGCATCCAGCGGATGCCGGCCGGGTCGAGGCCGTTGGCCGGCTCGTCCAGGATCAGCACCGACGGATCGCCGAGCAGGGCGTGGGCGATGCCGAGGCGCTGCTTCATGCCGAGGGAGTAGTTGCGCAGCCGGCGACCGGACTCGCTCTCGGTCAGGCCGACCAGGGCGAGCATCTCGTCGACCCGGCTCTTCGGCAGGCCCATGGTCTGGGCCGCGATCGCCAGGATCTCGCGGCCGGTGCGGCCGACGTGCTGGGCGGAGGCGTCGAGGAGGGTGCCGACATGGCGCCCCGGGTTGGGGATGTCGGCGTACCGCAGCCCGCCGATGGTGACGTGGCCGGAGGTCGGCGGCGTGAGACCGACCATCACCCGCATCGTGGTGGACTTGCCGGCGCCGTTGGGCCCGAGGAAGCCGGTGACCCGGCCGGGCTGGCAGGCGAAGCTGACGTCGTCGACGGCGGTGAACGCGCCGTAGGAGACCGTGAGGCGATCGACTGTGATCATGGGTCCAGCCTGCCCGACCGGCCCGGCTCGGGCATCGAACCGGCGTCGCGAGTCGCCCCGACCAAAGTAGGTGGTGGCTCGGTCCCCGGACGCTGCCGCTCCCCGCCCGGAGGCTCTAGGGTCGCTGTCGTGGAGGAGCCGACGCCGGACGACTACCAGCCTCGGCTGCGCTGGTACGGCCACGTCTGGCGCTACCTGCTGATGCTGGTCGTCAGCGCCCTGGTCTGGGCGCCGGCGGTCGACGAGCAGGTCGACGAGCTCCCGGTGCTGTTCTGGGTCGACATCGTGCTCGGCGTCGTCGCCTACGTCGCCGTCGCCTACCGGCGACGCTGGCCGGTGCCGATCGCGGTCGCGACCATCCTGATGACGCCGTTCAGCTCGATCGCGGCCGGGCCGGCGACCCTCGCGACGGTCTCGCTGGCCACCCGGCGGCGCTGGTGGCAGGTCATCGGGATCGGCCTGCTCAACCTGCTCGGCGGCTGGGCCTACTACTGGGTGCAGCCGATGCACGACACCGACCCGTGGTGGCTGACCGCCACCGTGAGCGTCGCGGTGTGCGCGGCGATCCTGGCCTGGGGCATGTTCATCGGCTCGCGTCGCGAGCTGATCTGGACGCTGCGGCAGCGGGCCGAGACCGCCGAGGCCGAGCGCGACCTGCGCGCCGCGCAGGCCCGGTCCAACGAACGGGCCCGGATCGCCCGCGAGATGCACGACGTGCTCGCCCACCGGATCTCGCAGATCTCGATGCACGCCGGCGCGCTGACCTACCGCGAGGACCTGTCCGCCGACGAGATGCGCAGCAGCGTCGCCGTGATCCAGGCCAAGGCGCACGAGGCGCTGACGGACCTGCGCGAGGTGCTCGGCGTGCTCCGCGACGTCGACGGAGCGGCGGCCGCCGGTCCGCTCACG contains:
- a CDS encoding amidohydrolase, yielding MAIELDALIATYQDLHRHPELGRQEHRTAGIVAEQLTALGYAVTTGVGGTGVVGVLERGEGPTVLLRADMDALPVREDTGLAYASTATAVNDDGETVPVMHACGHDLHTTCLLGAAAALVDDEAWQGRLLLVFQPDEEGGGGAQAMVDDGLFERFGTPDVVLGQHVAPVPVGVLGVRSGPAFAASDALRITLYGSGGHGSRPEATVDPVVMGAALVQRLQTVVSREIAATDTVVVTVGSFHAGVAPNVIPDEAVLGLSIRTADERVRTSVLDAVGRMTRAEATAAGATREPEIEALTSFPPVVNDAVACDRLRDAFAAAGRWIVVDPGPVTGSEDVGILADAAGAPCAYWLLGGADPALFAGATTVEEIRALVADLPSNHSPRYAPLAGATLESGVAALVTAARSWLG
- the rdgB gene encoding RdgB/HAM1 family non-canonical purine NTP pyrophosphatase, giving the protein MKVLVASRNAKKLEEMRRILAEHLTSVEVVGLDDVDAFDEPVEDQPAFEGNALVKARAGVAATGLPTLADDSGLCVDALNGMPGVLSARWSGPPKSDERNNELLLAQLADVPDERRTAHFACAVAVAHPDGRELVVEGRMDGRVIREVRGSGGFGYDVLFVADERPGVTTAELTREEKDAISHRGKALREVAPLVAQLLG
- the rph gene encoding ribonuclease PH, with amino-acid sequence MSTREDGRADDELRPIKITRNWLDHPAGSVLVEFGRTRVLCAASASEGVPRWRKGSGLGWVTAEYAMLPASTNTRSDRESVKGRIGGRTHEISRLIGRSLRAVIDDKALGENTIQIDCDVLQADGGTRTAAITGAYVALADACATLRVPKALTGSVAAVSVGIIDGVPRLDLPYVEDVRAETDMNVVMTGDGKFVEVQGTAEGAAFDRAELDALLALAEKGCADLTRLQREALGS
- a CDS encoding SGNH/GDSL hydrolase family protein, producing MGNGYLRFAALGDSTTVGLGDPVPAGGWRGWARLLAEALRASYDVSFCNVALSGATAAVVREEQLDQALAHRPDLASLLVGVNDTLRSTWDPERLHADLSQVAGALVAGGATLMTVRWHDHAAVLGLPRVIVRPMAERIGLVNEVYDDLYATYGGLRLDLALMPEVTDRACWSIDRFHPSERGHRALARAWAERLRAAGLDFPLPGLEPGGGCEPSWRRDVAWMVTEGAPWFGRRARDLGPWAVRRALAAAR
- a CDS encoding ABC transporter permease — translated: MSSIAAPQLTLDVSGTPRVPFSRLIRVEWRKMLDTRAGRWLLAITAGLLALVFAIVVLVVALADATPPSANDWLNILTIPVSMLVPVMAITIVTQEWSQRTAMVTFALESSRLRVVLAKLVAVMALGVATILLALVLGLIGNILCAAIAGTDASWNVTAGTFGWALATQVLYLLMGFGFGLLLLSSPGALALYYVYVWILEGGVIVPGIMYVLWIAFDWAQSILPWISMRIALLPFQVSDADARSLENDLDVTLHTGGLGLAHVIVSVLIWVGLPLLLGTWRLLRAEVK
- a CDS encoding ABC transporter ATP-binding protein; this encodes MITVDRLTVSYGAFTAVDDVSFACQPGRVTGFLGPNGAGKSTTMRVMVGLTPPTSGHVTIGGLRYADIPNPGRHVGTLLDASAQHVGRTGREILAIAAQTMGLPKSRVDEMLALVGLTESESGRRLRNYSLGMKQRLGIAHALLGDPSVLILDEPANGLDPAGIRWMRGLLKGYADRGGTVLLSSHLLHEVEQIADEMILIGHGRIVAQGDRETLLASANGTPVTLVTSLDNTALGAALTHEGHAIEVAGTGLKVQATPEQVGRAALAAGVVLTDLRSGGAGLEDLFLELTSSTQRDALPNGVPA
- a CDS encoding sensor histidine kinase, whose amino-acid sequence is MEEPTPDDYQPRLRWYGHVWRYLLMLVVSALVWAPAVDEQVDELPVLFWVDIVLGVVAYVAVAYRRRWPVPIAVATILMTPFSSIAAGPATLATVSLATRRRWWQVIGIGLLNLLGGWAYYWVQPMHDTDPWWLTATVSVAVCAAILAWGMFIGSRRELIWTLRQRAETAEAERDLRAAQARSNERARIAREMHDVLAHRISQISMHAGALTYREDLSADEMRSSVAVIQAKAHEALTDLREVLGVLRDVDGAAAAGPLTGPQPTYGDLEALVVDARAAGAAIEYDDGLSGPLPDAVGRTVYRIVQEGITNAGKHAPAATLRIAVSGSPTDGVSVVLRNALGFGPTRTPGAGLGLVGLTERAELRGGVLEHGIEHTAEPAGADVFVLRAWLPWAAEPGQGEDHP